A genomic stretch from Brachionichthys hirsutus isolate HB-005 unplaced genomic scaffold, CSIRO-AGI_Bhir_v1 contig_566, whole genome shotgun sequence includes:
- the LOC137915901 gene encoding homeobox protein SIX6, translating into MFQLPILNFSPQQVAGVCETLEESGDVERLGRFLWSLPVAPAACEVLNKNESVLRARAVVAFHTGNFRELYHILENHKFTKESHTKLQALWLEAHYQEAEKLRGRPLGPVDKYRVRKKFPLPRTIWDGEQKTHCFKERTRHLLREWYLQDPYPNPSKKRELAQATGLTPTQVGNWFKNRRQRDRAAAAKNRLQQQVLSGGSVRSLADEDGTVNRLGNSSSPEASLSSKAAASAISITSSDSECDI; encoded by the exons ATGTTTCAGCTGCCCATCTTGAATTTCAGCCCCCAGCAGGTCGCCGGGGTCTGCGAGACTCTGGAGGAGAGCGGGGACGTGGAGCGCCTCGGCCGCTTCCTCTGGTCGCTGCCCGTCGCGCCAGCGGCCTGCGAGGTGCTCAATAAGAACGAGTCGGTGCTGCGGGCCCGCGCCGTGGTCGCCTTCCACACGGGCAATTTCCGAGAACTTTACCACATCTTGGAGAACCACAAGTTCACCAAAGAGTCGCACACGAAGCTGCAGGCGCTGTGGCTCGAAGCGCACTACCAGGAGGCCGAGAAGCTGCGGGGACGCCCGCTGGGGCCGGTGGACAAATACAGGGTGCGCAAGAAGTTCCCCCTCCCCAGGACCATTTGGGATGGAGAGCAGAAAACCCACTGCTTCAAGGAGAGAACCCGACACTTGCTCAGAGAATGGTACTTGCAAGATCCTTATCCGAATCCCAGTAAAAAGAGGGAACTTGCGCAGGCGACAGGACTCACACCCACACAAGTAGGAAACTGGTTCAAGAAccggagacaaagagacagagcagCGGCGGCGAAGAACAG gctccagcagcaggttctGTCCGGCGGCTCGGTTCGTTCCCTCGCGGACGAGGACGGAACCGTGAACCGCCTGGGGAACTCGTCCAGTCCGGAAGCCAGTCTGTCCAGTAAAGCAGCCGCCTCGGCCATCTCCATCACCTCCAGCGATAGTGAATGTGACATCTGA